In Deinococcus puniceus, one genomic interval encodes:
- the tgt gene encoding tRNA guanosine(34) transglycosylase Tgt, which yields MFEFDIQHRDGRARVAQFHTPRGTLTTPMFMPVGTQGTVKGISPQELIEIKSQMILGNTYHLMLRPGEELVRAHGGLPGFTAYPGPFLTDSGGFQVMSLGHMRKITEEGVTFKSHLDGSMVKLTPERSIEVQQALGADVIMAFDECPPFPAEREYITRSLERTIRWLDRCLSVQNNDHQALFAIVQGGIHEDLRQHSLDLTLPFNTLGFAIGGLAVGESKAEMYPAVAFTAARLPENKPRYLMGVGHPEDLVAGIALGVDMFDCVYPTRTGRFGYALTDDGRLNMNSSAPRRQLEPIDADCDCYACRHYTRAYLAHLVRAEELLAPRMLSLHNLRYLHRLVERARDAIAVGEFGQWATTWAERYFKGQIPDWFADTLQQEPSAGQPPAMR from the coding sequence ATGTTTGAGTTCGATATTCAGCACCGGGATGGGCGGGCACGTGTAGCGCAGTTCCACACGCCGCGCGGCACGCTTACTACGCCCATGTTTATGCCTGTGGGAACGCAGGGCACCGTCAAAGGCATCAGCCCGCAAGAACTGATTGAGATCAAATCTCAGATGATTTTGGGCAACACCTACCACCTGATGCTTCGGCCCGGAGAGGAACTGGTGCGGGCGCACGGCGGCCTGCCTGGATTCACCGCCTATCCCGGCCCTTTTCTCACCGACTCCGGTGGGTTTCAGGTGATGAGCCTTGGCCATATGCGTAAAATTACGGAAGAAGGTGTGACTTTCAAGAGCCATCTGGACGGCAGTATGGTCAAGCTGACGCCAGAGCGAAGCATAGAAGTCCAGCAGGCCCTAGGTGCGGACGTGATCATGGCGTTCGACGAGTGTCCGCCGTTCCCAGCCGAGCGAGAGTACATCACGCGGAGTCTGGAGCGGACTATTCGCTGGCTTGACCGCTGCCTGAGCGTCCAGAACAACGATCATCAGGCCCTCTTCGCCATCGTGCAGGGCGGCATCCATGAAGATTTGCGGCAACACAGTCTGGATCTGACCCTGCCATTCAATACGCTGGGATTTGCCATCGGCGGCCTCGCGGTGGGCGAGAGCAAGGCCGAAATGTACCCAGCAGTCGCCTTCACTGCGGCCCGACTTCCAGAGAATAAACCGCGTTACCTTATGGGCGTAGGTCATCCCGAAGATTTGGTGGCGGGCATTGCGCTGGGTGTGGACATGTTCGACTGCGTGTATCCCACCCGCACGGGACGCTTCGGCTACGCCCTGACCGACGATGGACGCCTGAACATGAACTCCAGTGCCCCCAGAAGGCAGCTGGAGCCGATTGATGCCGACTGCGACTGCTACGCCTGCCGCCATTACACGCGGGCTTATCTGGCCCATCTGGTACGTGCCGAGGAACTGTTGGCCCCCCGAATGCTGTCGCTCCACAACCTGCGCTACCTTCACCGATTGGTGGAGCGGGCCAGAGACGCCATTGCGGTGGGCGAGTTTGGGCAGTGGGCCACCACTTGGGCCGAACGCTATTTCAAGGGCCAGATTCCAGACTGGTTCGCGGATACATTGCAGCAGGAACCGTCAGCAGGACAGCCGCCAGCCATGAGGTGA
- the moaD gene encoding molybdopterin converting factor subunit 1, translating to MRVNVVFFARLRREMRMDSLSLELVEAADVRAVATAIEQQHGVSLKGCMVAVNETYATPEQVLHDGDEVAFLPPVAGGSDSGEDSETLCEVTASPLFLQTADAFLVQPAYGAQAYFVGTVRSPNKGKQVEFIEYEGFAPLAQKVMLGAAEAARERHGTLRVFIQHRVGRLVPGEASILIGVASPHRRAALEACDFIIEFLKVQVPVWKREVDEDGEHWVDGTVGQPTL from the coding sequence ATGCGGGTCAACGTGGTTTTTTTTGCGCGCCTGAGGCGTGAAATGCGTATGGACAGCCTCTCGCTGGAGCTGGTGGAGGCTGCCGACGTGCGGGCAGTGGCGACGGCTATTGAGCAGCAACACGGCGTGAGCCTCAAAGGGTGCATGGTGGCGGTCAACGAAACGTATGCCACGCCCGAACAAGTGCTGCACGACGGCGATGAGGTCGCTTTCCTGCCCCCGGTGGCGGGTGGCAGTGATTCTGGCGAGGATTCGGAGACTCTGTGTGAGGTCACGGCCTCTCCCCTATTCCTCCAAACGGCAGACGCCTTCTTGGTGCAGCCTGCTTATGGCGCACAAGCCTACTTTGTGGGTACGGTTCGCAGTCCCAACAAGGGCAAGCAAGTGGAGTTCATCGAGTACGAGGGGTTTGCGCCGCTGGCCCAGAAGGTGATGCTGGGCGCGGCAGAGGCGGCGCGTGAACGGCACGGCACCCTGAGGGTCTTTATTCAGCACCGCGTGGGCCGCCTGGTACCCGGCGAGGCCAGCATCCTGATCGGCGTGGCCAGCCCACACCGCCGCGCTGCGCTAGAGGCGTGCGATTTCATCATCGAGTTCTTGAAGGTGCAGGTGCCTGTCTGGAAACGCGAAGTCGACGAAGACGGTGAGCATTGGGTAGACGGCACGGTAGGCCAGCCGACGCTCTAG
- a CDS encoding PrsW family intramembrane metalloprotease — MLAVSLLSSVGVTLAWLYFFVRRDRHPEPLWLLARTFAWGMFAWFVAAAFGVSLQRISLGNATLTLLVLALLTAILEESSKFLAASTVVNERDFDEPMDGLVYAVTAALGFALMENITYALGFGPRAATWHALITTLAHALFSAPQGYALGGRHWQIGRWWAARGLLLSIALHFLFNSLLSDNSSPYTWPQLVALGGVVALMVFLARRYYLHFEAHARAQDALKARAENQG, encoded by the coding sequence ATGCTGGCCGTTTCCCTGCTCTCATCGGTGGGCGTCACGTTGGCTTGGCTGTACTTTTTTGTGCGCCGTGACCGCCACCCGGAGCCGCTGTGGTTGCTGGCCCGTACCTTTGCGTGGGGCATGTTCGCTTGGTTTGTGGCGGCGGCCTTCGGCGTCAGCCTCCAGCGCATCTCGCTGGGAAATGCCACCCTCACACTGCTGGTCTTGGCGCTCCTGACGGCCATTCTGGAAGAGAGCAGCAAGTTTTTGGCCGCCAGCACCGTCGTCAACGAGCGTGACTTCGATGAACCGATGGACGGATTGGTGTACGCCGTGACCGCCGCGCTGGGCTTTGCCCTGATGGAGAACATCACGTATGCGCTGGGATTCGGCCCCCGCGCCGCCACTTGGCACGCCCTGATCACGACGCTGGCGCATGCGCTGTTCAGTGCCCCGCAAGGCTACGCGCTGGGCGGGCGGCACTGGCAAATAGGTCGGTGGTGGGCGGCACGCGGCCTGCTGCTCAGCATCGCGCTGCATTTCCTGTTCAACAGCCTGCTCTCCGACAACAGCTCGCCCTACACCTGGCCGCAACTGGTGGCGCTGGGCGGGGTGGTAGCCCTGATGGTGTTTTTGGCCCGCCGCTACTACTTACATTTCGAAGCTCATGCCCGCGCCCAAGATGCCCTGAAGGCTAGAGCTGAGAATCAAGGCTAG
- the ruvC gene encoding crossover junction endodeoxyribonuclease RuvC — protein MIVLGIDPGLANLGLGLVEGDVRRAKHLHHVCITTESAWIMPRRLQYIHEEVSRLLAEYQPDAVAIEDQILRKQADVAFKVGQAFGVVQLACAQAGVPVHSYGPMQVKRSLVGTGRAEKEQVIYMVKATLGIRELFNNHAADALAIALTHLAHAPMQARSNAALLRS, from the coding sequence ATGATCGTTCTTGGCATTGACCCCGGCTTGGCCAATCTTGGCTTGGGGCTGGTGGAAGGCGACGTGCGGCGGGCCAAACATCTGCACCACGTCTGCATTACCACCGAAAGCGCGTGGATTATGCCCCGGCGCTTGCAGTACATCCATGAAGAAGTGTCGCGCCTATTGGCCGAATACCAGCCTGACGCGGTGGCTATCGAAGATCAGATTCTCCGCAAGCAGGCCGATGTGGCTTTCAAGGTAGGGCAGGCGTTCGGCGTGGTGCAACTGGCGTGCGCTCAGGCGGGCGTGCCGGTGCATTCCTACGGCCCCATGCAGGTCAAGCGGTCTTTGGTGGGCACAGGCCGCGCCGAAAAAGAACAGGTCATCTATATGGTCAAGGCCACGTTAGGTATCCGCGAACTGTTCAACAACCACGCTGCCGACGCGCTGGCCATCGCCCTGACCCATCTGGCCCACGCGCCTATGCAGGCCCGGTCAAACGCCGCCCTGCTGCGCTCCTAA
- a CDS encoding ABC transporter permease produces the protein MTVALAKPPRARSNSTLQIALRRLLKHKVAMISLGIILLLILVAIFAPLIAPYDPNTQDLEGIYGQPGPGHPLGQDSLGRDMLSRIIYGSRISLLVGFTVAIFSVVLGTLMGVLAGYFGGRTDNVISRFIEIMLSIPELPLQLTLSGLFAVSDVPAIVALRDNPLSSVFIIVGIFTFFGWMGTARLVRGEVLRLKNLEYVDAARALGAKNGRIMLQHLVPNLIAIIIVNGTLAVGGAILGEAALSFLGFGIQPPVSTWGNMLSNANEVVLEHPFVAFYPGLAILLTVLSFNFLGDGLRDAFDPKSRL, from the coding sequence ATGACTGTCGCTCTTGCCAAGCCCCCCCGCGCCCGCAGCAATTCCACCCTTCAAATTGCCCTGCGCCGCCTGCTGAAACACAAGGTGGCCATGATCAGCCTCGGCATTATCTTGCTGCTGATTTTGGTGGCTATTTTTGCGCCCCTGATCGCGCCCTACGATCCCAATACGCAGGATTTGGAAGGTATTTATGGGCAGCCCGGCCCCGGTCACCCGCTGGGTCAGGACAGCTTGGGCCGCGATATGCTCTCACGCATTATTTACGGCAGCCGCATCAGCCTCTTGGTCGGCTTCACAGTGGCTATTTTCAGCGTGGTATTAGGCACCCTCATGGGCGTGCTGGCCGGATACTTCGGCGGGCGCACCGATAACGTCATCAGCCGCTTTATCGAAATCATGCTGTCTATTCCCGAGCTGCCTCTACAACTAACCCTCAGCGGCCTGTTCGCCGTTAGCGACGTGCCAGCCATCGTCGCCTTGCGCGACAATCCGCTGTCCAGCGTGTTCATCATCGTGGGCATCTTTACCTTCTTCGGGTGGATGGGGACGGCCCGGCTGGTGCGCGGCGAAGTCCTGCGCCTCAAGAATCTGGAGTATGTAGACGCGGCGCGGGCGCTGGGAGCCAAAAATGGCCGGATCATGCTTCAGCATCTGGTGCCCAACCTGATCGCCATCATCATCGTCAACGGCACGCTGGCGGTGGGCGGCGCGATCTTGGGTGAGGCCGCCCTGTCGTTCCTCGGCTTCGGCATTCAGCCTCCCGTGTCTACGTGGGGCAACATGCTCAGCAACGCCAACGAAGTGGTGCTGGAGCATCCGTTCGTGGCCTTCTATCCCGGCCTAGCCATCTTGCTCACGGTGCTGTCGTTCAACTTTTTGGGCGACGGCCTGCGCGATGCATTTGACCCCAAGAGCCGTCTGTAA
- a CDS encoding ABC transporter permease, translating to MATYAFRRLLQMIPLLLVISVIVYSLTALQPGSPIDQLTFGNSNITAEDIARLKVAYGLDQPWYTRYFFWLGQAIRGDFGYSQDYSIPAAQFVFQQRMPNTLLLTVPALILSTLIAVPLGIFSAIRQYSIPDYILTFFSFVVFSAPVFWVGAMALYFVAVYLPTATGGALSLPPGGLGSPDLPLDAGFWATTLDKLHYLILPLSILMLREIAVTLRFMRASMLEVMNQDFIRTARAKGLPSRIVLFKHALRNAIVPIITLLGLSIPGLFGGVVITETVFSWPGMGKAILDALVSKDFNVVMVSLMLLAMLTVVFQLVADLVYAVVDPRIRYS from the coding sequence ATGGCAACCTACGCATTTCGCCGCCTACTCCAGATGATTCCGTTGCTGCTGGTCATCAGCGTGATCGTGTACTCTCTGACCGCGCTGCAACCCGGCAGCCCCATTGATCAGCTGACTTTCGGCAACAGCAACATCACCGCCGAAGATATTGCCCGCCTGAAGGTGGCCTATGGCCTTGATCAGCCGTGGTACACCCGCTACTTTTTCTGGCTCGGTCAGGCCATCAGGGGCGACTTCGGCTATTCGCAGGATTACAGCATTCCCGCCGCGCAATTCGTCTTTCAGCAGCGGATGCCTAATACGCTCTTGCTAACGGTTCCAGCACTGATCCTCAGCACGCTGATCGCCGTCCCGTTGGGCATTTTCAGCGCAATTCGCCAGTACTCTATTCCCGATTACATCCTGACCTTTTTTAGCTTCGTGGTCTTCAGCGCCCCTGTGTTCTGGGTGGGCGCGATGGCGCTGTATTTCGTGGCCGTGTACCTGCCCACAGCCACAGGCGGCGCATTATCCTTGCCCCCCGGCGGCCTCGGCAGCCCCGATTTGCCCTTAGATGCAGGCTTCTGGGCCACCACGCTGGACAAACTCCACTACCTGATCTTGCCCCTCAGCATTCTGATGCTGCGTGAAATCGCTGTGACCCTGCGCTTCATGCGCGCCAGCATGCTAGAAGTCATGAATCAGGATTTTATTCGTACTGCACGCGCCAAAGGACTGCCTAGCCGCATCGTGCTGTTTAAACATGCTCTCCGGAATGCCATTGTGCCCATCATTACGTTGCTGGGCCTCAGCATTCCCGGTCTCTTTGGCGGGGTTGTCATCACCGAGACCGTGTTCTCTTGGCCGGGCATGGGCAAGGCAATTCTGGATGCGTTGGTCAGCAAAGACTTTAACGTGGTGATGGTCTCGCTGATGCTGCTCGCCATGCTGACGGTGGTATTTCAACTGGTCGCTGATCTCGTCTATGCGGTGGTCGATCCCCGCATCCGGTACTCGTGA
- a CDS encoding peptide ABC transporter substrate-binding protein, with product MKKTLALTAFLLGAALAGPANNSLVIGTSQEPPNIYDPWNTNNLAITSEINGYMGSALIGLDDNGDPYADIATRVPSLANGDYKVVKNAAGDVVRNSVTYTIRKEAKWSDGTPIKISDFQFWLRLVNDDRVPVPDRTPWDRAKITTADADTFTITYEPPYLFADQTSPGFAPQHVMGAAWNAFDAKTKNEKDAKVTNEEWKKFISSYTTSRNLPKVVAGPFRPTAWRSGNSLTLTRNTNYWNKPKGGEDKYIQTVVYRFIPNTNTLKVNILSGQLDALSAVGPTFDQGVDLQRNERGKFKTYFVPGAIWEHIDINTRGQKAKDLDMDDPRMRQALLLSIDRDALVKALFQSKQAVSNSFVNPISKLYKKDLRDYNLNVAQARTLFTQLGWTAGSDGILQKGGKKLSLNFGTTAGNSTRERVQQILQAQWKAVGVQVNIQNYPSSVFFGPDFLSKGADGKWDLAMYAWTGNPIFEEGNLFKGSGVPTAANGYSGQNNSGWVNAEYDRLHKQAETEFNLAERIKLFDRMQTIWNAEVPALPLYYRVNVYTKVPGLVNYTFSAYTLYPSWNAANIGWASRGAVEEFKQK from the coding sequence ATGAAGAAGACCCTGGCACTCACCGCATTTTTGCTCGGCGCGGCCCTCGCTGGCCCCGCCAACAACAGCTTGGTTATCGGCACTTCTCAAGAGCCGCCCAACATCTACGATCCCTGGAACACCAATAACCTCGCCATCACCAGCGAGATCAACGGCTACATGGGATCGGCCCTAATCGGCTTGGACGACAACGGCGATCCCTACGCCGACATCGCTACCCGCGTGCCCTCTTTGGCCAACGGCGACTATAAGGTCGTCAAGAACGCGGCGGGCGACGTCGTTCGCAACAGCGTCACCTACACCATCCGCAAGGAAGCCAAGTGGAGCGACGGAACGCCCATCAAGATTTCGGACTTCCAGTTCTGGCTGAGACTGGTCAACGATGACCGCGTGCCTGTGCCTGACCGCACGCCTTGGGATCGGGCCAAAATCACCACCGCCGACGCCGATACCTTCACCATCACCTACGAGCCTCCCTACCTGTTTGCCGACCAGACCAGCCCCGGCTTTGCGCCCCAGCACGTCATGGGCGCGGCTTGGAACGCCTTCGACGCCAAGACCAAAAACGAGAAAGACGCCAAAGTTACGAACGAGGAGTGGAAGAAGTTCATTTCCAGCTACACCACCTCGCGCAACCTGCCCAAAGTGGTGGCAGGCCCCTTCCGGCCCACCGCGTGGCGCAGCGGCAACAGCCTCACGCTGACCCGCAACACCAACTACTGGAACAAGCCCAAGGGCGGCGAAGATAAGTACATCCAGACCGTGGTGTACCGCTTTATTCCCAACACCAACACCCTGAAGGTCAACATCCTGTCGGGCCAACTCGACGCCCTCAGCGCCGTCGGGCCAACCTTCGATCAGGGCGTAGATTTGCAGCGCAACGAGCGCGGCAAGTTCAAGACCTATTTCGTGCCCGGCGCGATCTGGGAGCATATCGACATCAACACGCGCGGCCAGAAAGCCAAAGATCTGGATATGGACGATCCCCGGATGCGTCAGGCCCTGCTGCTCAGCATTGACCGCGACGCCCTCGTCAAGGCCCTGTTCCAGAGCAAACAGGCCGTGTCCAACAGCTTCGTGAACCCCATCAGCAAGCTGTACAAGAAAGACCTGCGCGACTACAACCTGAACGTGGCTCAGGCGAGGACGCTGTTTACCCAGCTCGGCTGGACGGCGGGCAGCGACGGCATTCTGCAAAAAGGCGGCAAGAAGCTCAGCCTGAACTTCGGCACCACCGCAGGCAACAGCACCCGCGAGCGCGTTCAGCAGATTTTGCAGGCGCAGTGGAAGGCTGTGGGCGTGCAGGTCAACATCCAGAACTACCCCTCCAGCGTGTTCTTCGGCCCCGACTTCCTTAGCAAGGGCGCAGACGGCAAGTGGGACTTGGCCATGTACGCCTGGACGGGCAACCCCATTTTCGAAGAAGGCAACCTCTTCAAGGGTTCGGGTGTGCCCACCGCCGCCAACGGCTACTCCGGCCAGAACAACTCCGGCTGGGTCAACGCCGAGTATGACCGCCTGCACAAACAGGCCGAAACGGAATTCAACCTCGCCGAGCGCATCAAGCTCTTTGACCGGATGCAGACCATCTGGAACGCTGAAGTGCCCGCGCTGCCGCTGTACTACCGCGTTAACGTGTATACCAAGGTTCCCGGCCTCGTGAACTACACCTTCAGCGCCTACACCCTGTACCCCAGCTGGAACGCCGCCAACATCGGTTGGGCTTCTCGCGGCGCAGTCGAGGAATTCAAGCAGAAATAA
- a CDS encoding HesB/IscA family protein — protein sequence MTASVNQDQSVLDQGGNGAAPEITISEFGALRATGILANSGKENAGVRVFIKSGGCSGYQYGMAIDDRELEGDTIVVDRGIKLLVDRMSIALLRGSEVDFVENMMGGGFTVNNPNATSSCGCGHSFRTDSAQSPAGEGSGGCSSH from the coding sequence ATGACGGCTTCCGTGAATCAGGATCAAAGCGTGCTGGATCAGGGCGGGAACGGCGCAGCCCCCGAAATCACCATCAGCGAATTCGGTGCGCTGCGGGCCACCGGCATTCTGGCAAACAGCGGCAAAGAAAATGCAGGCGTGCGCGTGTTTATTAAAAGTGGCGGGTGCAGCGGCTACCAGTACGGCATGGCTATCGATGACCGCGAACTCGAAGGCGACACCATCGTCGTAGACCGGGGCATCAAGTTGCTCGTCGACCGCATGAGCATCGCCCTGCTGCGCGGCAGCGAAGTGGACTTTGTAGAAAATATGATGGGCGGCGGCTTCACGGTCAACAACCCCAACGCCACCAGCAGTTGCGGATGCGGCCACTCCTTCCGCACCGACAGCGCCCAGTCGCCCGCCGGAGAGGGCAGCGGCGGGTGCAGCAGCCACTGA
- a CDS encoding cytochrome b, translated as MNQWLDERLHISRLNDKFLRKAFPVHHSFFLGEITLFSLIILILTGILLALAYEPSNSLVTNSFDPGTSDKPNLIPAAYHSALKINAMPFGDMLRRIHHWTANIMVAAAVIHMMRIYFTGAFKKPREINWWIGMLLLIFTALTAVTGYVLPYDNYAYQTLKVIYGIAASVPWVGEWVAQAAFAGKFPGAGVIPRIYGYHIMLLPGILLALTGAHMLLMIKQKHTQPQYAKRIAYKKIVGVPLSTQQTPIMLLLAIMFAAIIVLFSAFIPVHPIEHYGPPSTTPINNIKPDWYLLWVFGALAIIPSFEVHLFGGLIGAEFVGAIVVPTLFLLAMFAVPMLDRSKDNMYYAENPTNHPVRLAAGVAFMAAMIVMSVAGYKPELISAGILNTANANTILWILLFLIPAVCYFGVLGIVRGIRTLREADQRERGAFSPADD; from the coding sequence GTGAATCAGTGGCTTGATGAGCGTCTGCACATTTCCCGCCTGAACGACAAGTTCCTGCGGAAGGCCTTCCCCGTTCACCACTCGTTTTTCCTCGGTGAAATTACGCTGTTCAGCCTGATCATCCTGATTCTCACGGGCATTTTGCTGGCGCTGGCCTACGAACCCAGCAACAGCCTCGTGACCAACTCCTTTGATCCGGGCACCAGCGACAAGCCCAACCTGATCCCCGCCGCGTACCACTCGGCCCTCAAGATCAATGCCATGCCGTTTGGTGACATGCTGCGCCGAATCCATCACTGGACGGCCAACATCATGGTGGCTGCCGCTGTCATTCACATGATGCGGATCTACTTCACGGGCGCGTTCAAAAAGCCCCGCGAAATCAACTGGTGGATCGGCATGTTGCTGCTGATCTTCACGGCCCTGACCGCCGTCACCGGCTACGTGTTGCCCTACGACAACTACGCCTACCAGACCCTCAAAGTGATCTACGGCATCGCGGCTTCTGTGCCTTGGGTCGGCGAATGGGTGGCGCAGGCTGCCTTTGCAGGCAAGTTCCCCGGCGCGGGCGTCATTCCCCGTATCTACGGCTATCACATCATGTTGCTGCCCGGTATCTTGCTGGCCCTCACCGGCGCACACATGCTGCTGATGATCAAGCAGAAGCACACGCAGCCGCAGTACGCCAAGCGCATCGCCTACAAGAAGATCGTCGGCGTGCCCCTCAGCACCCAGCAGACGCCCATCATGTTGCTGCTGGCGATCATGTTCGCGGCCATCATCGTGCTGTTCAGCGCCTTTATTCCGGTGCATCCCATCGAGCACTACGGGCCGCCCAGCACCACGCCCATCAACAACATCAAGCCCGACTGGTACTTGCTGTGGGTCTTCGGCGCACTGGCCATCATTCCTAGCTTCGAAGTTCACCTGTTCGGTGGCTTGATCGGTGCAGAATTCGTGGGGGCAATCGTTGTTCCTACCCTGTTCCTGTTGGCTATGTTTGCGGTGCCGATGCTAGACCGCAGCAAAGACAACATGTACTACGCCGAAAACCCCACCAACCATCCGGTGCGGCTGGCGGCAGGTGTAGCATTCATGGCCGCCATGATCGTGATGTCGGTAGCAGGCTATAAGCCAGAGTTGATCAGTGCTGGCATCCTGAATACGGCCAACGCCAACACCATCCTCTGGATCTTGTTGTTCCTGATTCCCGCCGTGTGCTACTTCGGCGTGCTGGGTATCGTGCGTGGTATCCGTACCCTGCGTGAAGCCGATCAGCGCGAGCGCGGCGCATTCAGCCCCGCCGACGACTAA
- a CDS encoding ubiquinol-cytochrome c reductase iron-sulfur subunit, with product MTRYKRKDPEITRRKFINAAMGGTVAVGGISLLSTLGTANPVFRLTRDKMPPLKGDVLVHAEESKEGQIIKVSELSDQLVRAWPMGKGEDGSNVIRKGDPNNILALFRFPKGQLVAPTNLEATVDGEIVAYSDVCTHAGCSVADSDQGDGMKCPCHSGQFDPKRGCIVTGGPPPRALAQLPVQLDGEQLVVSDFFLAMPYPYIAESEWESFKKEVEEQLA from the coding sequence ATGACCCGTTATAAACGCAAAGACCCCGAAATCACGCGCCGCAAGTTCATCAATGCGGCGATGGGCGGCACCGTCGCCGTAGGCGGCATCAGCCTGCTCAGTACGCTGGGCACGGCCAACCCGGTGTTCCGCCTTACCCGCGACAAGATGCCCCCCCTAAAAGGCGACGTTCTGGTTCATGCCGAAGAGAGCAAGGAAGGCCAGATCATCAAGGTCAGCGAACTGAGCGACCAACTGGTGCGGGCGTGGCCGATGGGCAAGGGCGAGGACGGCTCGAACGTGATCCGCAAGGGCGACCCGAACAACATTCTGGCGCTGTTCCGGTTTCCTAAAGGCCAACTGGTGGCTCCTACCAACCTGGAAGCCACTGTAGACGGCGAGATCGTGGCCTATAGCGACGTGTGTACGCACGCGGGTTGCTCGGTGGCCGACAGCGATCAGGGCGACGGCATGAAGTGTCCCTGCCACTCCGGCCAGTTTGACCCCAAACGCGGCTGCATCGTTACGGGCGGGCCGCCTCCACGTGCCTTGGCCCAGTTGCCCGTTCAACTCGATGGCGAGCAACTTGTCGTCTCAGACTTCTTCCTTGCTATGCCGTACCCGTACATCGCTGAGTCGGAGTGGGAATCGTTCAAGAAAGAAGTAGAGGAGCAACTTGCATGA
- a CDS encoding c-type cytochrome, whose protein sequence is MPWVAIVCAAIMWIILLFLFNKETAPEPVVIDPAVTASISKEWPTLGKQIYEQGVVASGATACAGCHGLQGQGGAGPALAGDEKILKDPVYVHTILKNGKGSMPSYANLKENEIYAVANYVLNSWGNKIEEPLTPALVAEGQTKIDPAVLKNRSRFVPEDINLPEIFLATFIMVLLTYGLIGLYSVWAEGLELHPGIHKVRATPVAMLSMIVTLILSLVFSVLFIRQMSADYAAWQNQEMPNVAMEGFYAAMILFTIAIAIGLYKKYFMDGEVLVEDTSGEFPW, encoded by the coding sequence ATGCCCTGGGTCGCCATCGTGTGCGCGGCCATCATGTGGATTATTCTGCTGTTCCTGTTCAACAAGGAAACGGCCCCCGAGCCTGTGGTCATAGACCCGGCTGTCACCGCCAGCATCAGCAAAGAATGGCCGACGCTGGGCAAGCAGATCTATGAGCAGGGAGTCGTGGCTTCCGGCGCAACGGCCTGTGCGGGCTGTCACGGCCTGCAAGGTCAGGGCGGCGCAGGCCCCGCACTGGCCGGAGACGAAAAGATTCTGAAAGACCCGGTGTACGTGCATACCATCTTGAAGAACGGCAAAGGCTCTATGCCCTCGTATGCCAATCTGAAGGAAAACGAGATTTACGCCGTCGCCAACTACGTGCTGAATTCGTGGGGCAACAAGATCGAGGAGCCGCTGACGCCCGCGCTAGTGGCCGAAGGGCAAACCAAGATCGATCCTGCCGTCCTGAAGAACCGCAGCCGCTTTGTTCCCGAAGACATCAATTTGCCTGAAATCTTCCTCGCCACTTTCATCATGGTGCTGCTCACTTACGGACTCATCGGGTTGTACAGCGTGTGGGCCGAAGGTCTGGAACTTCACCCCGGTATTCATAAAGTCCGGGCTACACCTGTAGCGATGCTCAGCATGATCGTGACTTTGATCTTGTCGTTGGTCTTCAGTGTCCTGTTTATTCGGCAGATGAGTGCAGACTATGCGGCTTGGCAAAACCAAGAGATGCCGAACGTAGCGATGGAAGGGTTTTATGCCGCCATGATCCTGTTTACTATTGCCATCGCCATCGGCCTGTACAAGAAATACTTCATGGACGGCGAGGTCTTGGTCGAAGATACGAGCGGCGAGTTTCCTTGGTAA